One genomic window of Nitrospirota bacterium includes the following:
- a CDS encoding regulatory protein RecX — MSSDEKSRARETALRLLGMCDRSKRELKERLLRNGHSAEIADNVTAEMEALGYIDDRRYAERFASDAVNRRNAGHQMIVSALRKKGVAKDIIDDVLCKVSSDYSQADTARRALGRKLRKSGSLPLDKWEIRRLSDYLRRRGFSYDIIRGVLKGTEQDDYIG; from the coding sequence ATGAGCAGTGATGAAAAAAGCAGGGCCCGGGAAACTGCACTGCGTCTCCTTGGCATGTGCGACAGGAGTAAGAGGGAACTTAAAGAGAGGCTCCTCAGGAATGGGCATTCAGCAGAAATAGCTGATAATGTCACTGCTGAAATGGAGGCCCTCGGATACATAGATGACCGCCGTTACGCTGAGAGGTTTGCTTCTGATGCTGTAAACAGGAGGAATGCCGGGCATCAGATGATTGTCTCTGCACTCAGGAAGAAGGGAGTTGCAAAGGATATAATTGACGATGTGCTGTGTAAGGTTTCAAGTGACTATTCACAGGCTGATACAGCCCGCCGGGCGCTCGGGAGAAAACTCAGAAAGTCCGGCTCCCTGCCGCTGGACAAATGGGAGATCCGCAGATTGTCAGATTACCTCAGGCGAAGAGGTTTTTCTTATGATATTATCAGGGGTGTTTTGAAAGGGACAGAACAGGATGATTACATCGGCTGA
- a CDS encoding type IV pilus twitching motility protein PilT, producing the protein MEINDLLAIIVNQNASDLHIKVGSYPVVRINGELTLLESAGKVSQESAIAILSAMMSDSQKKRFVERKEVDLSYSVSGLGRFRVNVFQQRGSVGMVFRVIPMKIMTISELGLPKILEKLALEPRGLILVTGTTGSGKSTSLAAMIEHINTYKTMHIMTIEDPIEYLYRDKKSLINQREIGQDADTFANALRSALRQDPDVILVGEMRDFETISTAITAAETGHLVLSTLHTVDAVETINRIIGIFPPYQQKQIRLQLASVIKGVISMRLVPRANGKGRVPAVEVLVATATIRECILDEDKTRKIHDVIATGASQYGMQTFDQSLYKLFKDNLVTYDEALMRCNNPDDFALKVKGIQSDSDAKWEK; encoded by the coding sequence ATGGAAATAAATGACCTGCTTGCAATTATTGTTAACCAGAATGCATCTGACCTGCATATCAAAGTAGGAAGTTATCCTGTTGTAAGGATTAATGGAGAGCTGACCTTACTCGAGAGTGCGGGAAAAGTGTCACAGGAGTCTGCCATAGCTATTCTTTCTGCCATGATGAGTGATTCACAGAAGAAGCGCTTTGTGGAAAGGAAAGAGGTAGACCTCTCATACAGCGTATCCGGTCTTGGCCGTTTCAGGGTAAATGTGTTCCAGCAGCGGGGCTCAGTAGGCATGGTGTTTCGTGTAATCCCGATGAAGATAATGACCATATCTGAACTTGGATTGCCGAAGATACTGGAAAAGCTCGCACTTGAACCGAGGGGGTTGATCCTGGTTACAGGTACTACCGGAAGCGGTAAATCCACTTCGCTTGCGGCAATGATTGAACATATCAATACGTACAAGACGATGCATATCATGACGATAGAAGACCCTATTGAATATCTGTACAGGGACAAAAAGAGCCTGATAAACCAGCGGGAGATTGGTCAGGATGCCGACACATTTGCAAACGCACTCAGGAGCGCCTTAAGACAAGACCCGGATGTAATACTCGTGGGTGAGATGAGGGATTTCGAGACTATTTCCACTGCAATTACGGCGGCAGAGACAGGACATCTTGTGCTGAGCACACTGCATACAGTGGATGCTGTTGAGACTATAAACAGGATTATCGGGATATTTCCTCCCTATCAGCAAAAGCAGATACGCCTCCAGCTTGCATCGGTTATCAAAGGTGTAATCTCCATGAGGCTTGTGCCAAGGGCTAACGGAAAGGGAAGGGTGCCGGCAGTAGAAGTCCTGGTCGCAACTGCAACCATACGCGAATGCATATTGGATGAGGACAAGACAAGAAAGATTCATGACGTTATCGCGACAGGAGCCTCCCAGTATGGCATGCAGACCTTTGACCAGTCTCTCTACAAACTGTTTAAGGACAACCTGGTTACCTATGATGAGGCATTAATGCGATGCAACAATCCGGATGATTTTGCGCTGAAGGTCAAAGGGATACAGTCTGACAGCGACGCGAAATGGGAGAAATAG